Proteins encoded by one window of Erwinia pyrifoliae DSM 12163:
- the tig gene encoding trigger factor, whose product MQVSVETTQGLGRRVTITVDKDVIENAVKNELVSVAKKVRIDGFRKGKVPMTVVAQRYGASVRQDVLGDLMQRNFVDAIIKEKINPAGAPQYVPGEYKIGEDFTFSAEFEVYPEVELQGLEAIEVEKPVVEVTEADVDTMLDTLRKQQATWKETDAAATAEDRATIDFTGSVDGEEFEGGKASDFVLAMGQGRMIPGFEEGVVGRKAGETFTIDVSFPEDYHAENLKGKAAKFDIVLKKVEERELPELTEEFIKRFGVEAGSLDGLRAEVRKNMQRELKGAVRNRVKTQAIDGLVKANDIDVPAALVDGEIDVLKRQAAQRFGGDEKQALELPRELFEEQAKRRVVVGLLLGEVIRTHELKADEDRVKALIEEMASAYEDPSEVIEFYSKNAELMNNMRNVALEEQAVEAVLEKAKVTEKATKFQELMNQTATA is encoded by the coding sequence ATGCAAGTTTCAGTAGAAACAACTCAGGGCCTTGGCCGTCGCGTAACGATTACCGTTGATAAAGATGTGATCGAAAACGCGGTGAAAAATGAGCTGGTCAGCGTAGCTAAGAAAGTACGTATCGACGGTTTCCGTAAAGGTAAAGTACCGATGACCGTTGTGGCGCAGCGTTACGGTGCTTCCGTTCGCCAGGACGTTCTGGGCGATCTGATGCAGCGCAACTTTGTTGATGCAATCATCAAAGAAAAAATTAATCCGGCTGGCGCGCCTCAGTATGTGCCAGGCGAGTATAAAATCGGTGAAGACTTTACTTTCTCTGCCGAGTTTGAAGTCTACCCGGAAGTTGAGCTGCAGGGTCTGGAAGCCATCGAAGTTGAAAAACCGGTTGTTGAAGTCACCGAAGCTGACGTTGACACCATGCTGGACACGCTGCGCAAGCAGCAGGCCACCTGGAAAGAAACCGATGCAGCAGCGACTGCCGAAGACCGCGCTACCATCGACTTCACCGGCTCCGTAGACGGTGAAGAGTTCGAAGGCGGCAAAGCGTCCGACTTCGTGCTGGCTATGGGCCAGGGTCGCATGATCCCAGGCTTTGAAGAAGGTGTTGTTGGTCGCAAAGCCGGTGAAACATTCACCATCGACGTCAGCTTCCCGGAAGACTACCACGCTGAAAACCTGAAAGGGAAAGCAGCCAAGTTCGACATCGTGCTGAAGAAAGTTGAAGAACGCGAACTGCCAGAGCTTACTGAAGAGTTCATCAAGCGTTTCGGCGTGGAAGCGGGTTCTCTGGATGGTCTGCGTGCAGAAGTTCGTAAGAACATGCAGCGTGAACTGAAAGGCGCTGTACGTAACCGCGTGAAGACGCAGGCAATCGATGGGCTGGTTAAAGCTAACGACATCGACGTTCCAGCGGCTCTGGTTGACGGTGAAATCGATGTTCTCAAACGTCAGGCAGCTCAGCGCTTCGGTGGTGATGAGAAACAGGCTCTTGAACTGCCTCGTGAGCTGTTCGAAGAGCAGGCGAAACGCCGTGTCGTGGTTGGCTTGCTGCTGGGTGAAGTGATTCGTACCCACGAGCTGAAAGCTGACGAAGATCGTGTTAAAGCGCTGATCGAAGAGATGGCTTCCGCCTACGAAGATCCGTCAGAAGTGATCGAGTTCTACAGCAAAAACGCCGAGCTGATGAACAATATGCGTAACGTTGCGCTGGAAGAGCAGGCTGTTGAAGCCGTGCTGGAAAAAGCGAAAGTGACTGAAAAAGCAACAAAATTCCAGGAACTCATGAACCAGACCGCCACGGCCTGA
- the bolA gene encoding transcriptional regulator BolA, producing MVREEIEDKLRTAFSPVYLEVQDESYRHNVPAGAESHFKVVIVSESFNDHRLLSRHRAIYAVLAEELAGSVHALALHSYTLKEWATLQDTVPASPGCRGAGILS from the coding sequence ATGGTCCGTGAAGAAATAGAAGATAAGCTACGTACGGCGTTTTCTCCGGTGTATCTTGAGGTGCAAGACGAAAGCTATCGTCACAACGTACCTGCGGGGGCGGAAAGTCATTTTAAAGTGGTTATCGTTAGCGAGAGCTTTAACGACCATCGCCTGCTTTCCCGGCACCGTGCTATTTACGCCGTACTGGCTGAAGAACTGGCAGGCAGCGTGCACGCGCTGGCGCTACACAGTTATACGCTGAAAGAGTGGGCTACATTGCAGGATACGGTGCCCGCATCGCCAGGCTGTCGCGGTGCCGGCATTCTGTCATAG
- a CDS encoding lipoprotein gives MLKKIIFPLLAVFVLAGCASNSNTLDVSPKIQLPQRDPGLMATTVSINGADRRSDQALAKVNRDGRLVTLTPSRDLRFLLQETLEKQMTARGYMIGPAGAVDLQIIVNNLYADVTQGNVRYSITTKADISVIATAKNGSKQVKNYRQTNSVEGAFSATNDKITKVVNNALGDVIADMAQDTSVTEFIKQNAR, from the coding sequence ATGTTAAAAAAAATTATCTTCCCTCTGCTGGCCGTATTTGTGCTGGCTGGCTGTGCGAGTAACAGCAATACGCTTGATGTTTCGCCGAAAATTCAGTTGCCTCAGCGCGATCCTGGCCTGATGGCTACCACTGTCAGCATCAATGGTGCCGACAGACGCAGCGATCAGGCCCTGGCCAAAGTCAATCGCGATGGCCGGTTGGTGACGCTTACGCCTTCACGCGATCTGCGTTTCCTGCTGCAGGAAACCCTGGAAAAACAGATGACCGCGCGCGGTTATATGATCGGACCTGCCGGTGCAGTTGATCTGCAAATCATCGTGAATAATCTGTATGCCGATGTAACACAAGGCAATGTCCGTTACAGCATTACCACCAAAGCGGATATTTCAGTTATCGCCACCGCCAAAAACGGCAGTAAGCAGGTGAAAAATTACCGTCAGACTAACAGCGTTGAAGGTGCGTTCTCCGCAACCAACGACAAGATCACTAAGGTTGTTAACAACGCCTTAGGCGACGTAATAGCTGACATGGCACAGGACACCAGCGTGACTGAATTTATCAAACAAAACGCGCGTTAA
- the ampG gene encoding muropeptide MFS transporter AmpG: protein MPNQYLQIFTRRNSALLLLLGFASGLPLALTSGTLQAWMAVENVDIKTIGFFSLVGQAYVFKFLWSPLMDRYTLPFLGRRRGWLLVTQILLTVGIALMGFMQPSHDLTLLAALAVLIAFCSASQDIVFDAWKTDVLTVAERGGGAAISVLGYRLAMLVSGGLALWLADRFLGWQAIWWLMAAMMFPGIIATLLAREPENSIKRPRSLEEAAFAPLGDFFNRNNAWLILSLIVLYKLGDAFAASLNTIFLIRGVGFDAGEVGLVNKTLGLMATIIGALAGGMLMQRLSLFRALMLFGTLQAVSNLGYWMLAVTDKNLFNMAAAVAVENLCGGMGTAAFVALLMTLCNRSFSATQFALLSALAAVGRVYVGPVAGWFVESWGWSAFYAFTVVAALPGLLLLAGCKSTLEYAQNHSDFPPRSTWLSGYRWALRALLCGCVLLAGWLLLLMLEALGWLTVSGLSNALFEIGIVLLLGAIVLGTSLDYMTTRKNPDSSTP from the coding sequence ATGCCCAATCAATATCTGCAGATTTTTACGCGGCGTAACAGCGCCCTTCTTTTATTACTCGGCTTCGCTTCCGGCCTTCCGCTGGCACTGACTTCAGGTACATTGCAGGCATGGATGGCAGTCGAGAATGTCGACATTAAAACCATCGGCTTCTTTTCTCTGGTCGGCCAGGCATACGTCTTTAAGTTTCTCTGGTCACCGTTGATGGATCGCTACACACTGCCGTTTCTTGGCCGCAGGCGTGGCTGGCTGCTCGTTACGCAAATATTATTGACGGTCGGTATTGCGCTAATGGGTTTTATGCAGCCTTCCCACGATTTGACGTTACTGGCTGCGCTGGCGGTGCTGATTGCATTCTGTTCGGCATCCCAGGATATTGTATTTGATGCATGGAAAACTGACGTACTGACGGTGGCGGAACGTGGTGGCGGTGCAGCAATAAGCGTTCTGGGATACCGGCTCGCGATGTTGGTTTCCGGCGGACTGGCGTTGTGGTTGGCCGACCGTTTCCTTGGCTGGCAGGCAATCTGGTGGCTGATGGCCGCCATGATGTTTCCCGGGATTATCGCCACACTTCTGGCGAGAGAACCAGAAAATTCCATAAAGCGGCCCCGTTCCCTGGAAGAGGCTGCGTTTGCCCCGCTGGGCGACTTCTTTAATCGTAATAATGCCTGGCTGATCCTGTCGCTGATCGTGCTGTATAAGCTGGGTGACGCGTTCGCCGCCAGCCTGAATACCATTTTTCTTATTCGCGGCGTTGGATTTGATGCAGGTGAAGTTGGGCTGGTCAACAAGACTCTGGGGCTGATGGCGACAATCATTGGCGCCCTGGCTGGCGGGATGTTGATGCAACGTCTTAGCCTTTTCCGCGCACTGATGCTGTTTGGCACTTTGCAGGCGGTCTCCAATCTCGGTTACTGGATGCTGGCGGTAACCGACAAAAACCTTTTCAACATGGCTGCCGCCGTTGCCGTCGAAAACCTGTGTGGCGGTATGGGTACTGCCGCTTTTGTTGCGCTGCTGATGACCTTGTGCAACCGATCGTTTTCCGCTACCCAGTTTGCCCTGCTCTCTGCGCTTGCTGCGGTTGGCCGCGTTTATGTCGGTCCGGTCGCAGGCTGGTTTGTTGAAAGTTGGGGCTGGTCGGCCTTTTATGCTTTCACCGTGGTGGCGGCTTTACCGGGCCTGCTGCTACTGGCCGGCTGTAAATCGACGCTGGAATATGCACAGAATCACAGTGATTTTCCGCCGCGTAGCACCTGGCTATCGGGGTATCGCTGGGCGCTGCGCGCACTGCTGTGCGGCTGCGTGCTGCTGGCTGGCTGGCTACTGTTACTGATGCTGGAAGCGCTGGGATGGTTAACGGTGAGCGGATTAAGCAACGCGCTGTTTGAAATTGGCATCGTATTGCTGCTGGGTGCCATCGTCCTTGGTACGTCGCTGGATTACATGACAACGCGTAAAAATCCAGATTCGTCAACACCATAG